A segment of the Cellvibrio sp. KY-YJ-3 genome:
GTCCTTGCTTCCCGATACTATGTTTCAGGATGAAGCGTCGCGTCGCGTCACTCTCGGCTTGATTGTTGGGGAGATTGTTAAGTCTGCCAAGTTGAAGCCGGATGCCAAGCGTGTACGTGCAATGATTGAAGAAATTGCTTCTACCTATCAAGAGCCTAAAGAGGTAATTGAATACTACAGTTCCAATCAAGAGTTAATGGCTGGTGTTGAGTCGGCAGTGCTTGAAGATCAGGTGGTTGATCATATTATTTCTCAGGCCAAGGTTTCAGAAGTTGAAACCAACTATGATGAAATTATCAAATCCAACGCTCAACGTTAACTGTTTAAAAAAGCCGCAAAGCGCCTGCTTTGCGGCTTCCTCCTTCTCAAATCCCGCCCAAAACACCTCTTTTGACTGGCATATAATGCCATCACGAGTTAAGCTCTCTGGTAACAAAAATCTATAGTTTTCAATACTAGCGACACTAAAAGTTCGCTTAAGGATAAAACGCAAGATGTCATACGAATCTATGAAATCCCAGTCTTCTGTCATTAATAGCGGTTTGGTGCCAATGGTAATCGAGCAAACCGCCAGAGGAGAGCGCTCATTTGATATATATTCACGCCTGCTTAAGGAGCGTGTGATCTTTCTAGTTGGTCCAGTTGAAGATTATATGGCCAACTTGGTTGTTGCTCAGTTGCTGTTTTTGGAGGCAGAGAATCCCGACAAAGATATTCATTTATATATCAATTCTCCCGGCGGCTCCGTGACCGCAGGAATGTCAATTTATGACACAATGCAATTTATCAAGCCTGATGTTAGTACTATGTGTATTGGCCAAGCGTGCAGTATGGGAGCCTTTTTATTAAATGCTGGCACCAAAGGTAAGCGCTTTTGTCTGCCAAACTCACGCGTTATGATTCACCAGCCAAGTGGTGGTGCTCAGGGGCAGGCTTCAGATATTCATATTCAGGCACAAGAAATTTTAAAAATTCGTTCGCGTTTGAATGAATTGATGGCTTTTCATTCTGGCCAGCCTATTGAAAAAATAGAGTTGGATACAGAGCGCGATAACTTTATGTCTGCCCAGCAAGCAAAAGACTATGGCTTAATTGACTCTGTTATTGAGCGACGTGTTCAGCCTGCAGCT
Coding sequences within it:
- the clpP gene encoding ATP-dependent Clp endopeptidase proteolytic subunit ClpP, with product MSYESMKSQSSVINSGLVPMVIEQTARGERSFDIYSRLLKERVIFLVGPVEDYMANLVVAQLLFLEAENPDKDIHLYINSPGGSVTAGMSIYDTMQFIKPDVSTMCIGQACSMGAFLLNAGTKGKRFCLPNSRVMIHQPSGGAQGQASDIHIQAQEILKIRSRLNELMAFHSGQPIEKIELDTERDNFMSAQQAKDYGLIDSVIERRVQPAAK